The stretch of DNA ATCGCTCCCTTACCCGGCTCTACAAAAAGTGATCCTGGCTCCAACTGGAAGCCTGCCATCAGATGGAGCACAGAACTGTGGGGGTGGCTATCTGCAAGCAGGTAATGAGCAGCTGTAGGAGCACAGAGAACTGCTTACTTTGGCTGAGCAGCCACTAAGAGTCAATCATTTGTGCCCTTATTTGCTCAAGCATGTTGGAAAGGGCAGTTTCCTAGGAGTTTATCAGCAGCGGAGGTGAGGAGTGATCCACAGCATGGTGGTTAGACAGCGCTCTGGCCCTTCTGAGTAAAGGTATGGAAGTACGTTGTTGAGCCAGTTAAGCTTTCACTTCCCTTCCAACTTGTTAGGCTACACAAAGGACTGTTTAAAAATACCCTCGTGTATGTCATCAGCATTATTGCTGGGGTGGGGATTACCAATGGGTGTGGTAAAAAGCTGACCTGTACGAATGGATTATACAGCTACTGACAACACCCTGCTTGGTTCTGTGTGAACCTTTCTCTCCTGTACAATAACATGGGgttctgctgcaggaggggccTGCGCTTATCTTCTGGCCTCACAACAGTTTTGCAACTTCAAGATtggacaaaaatgaaaataaaaaagcactttaaacaaaacatgaaagtgttcttttttttttgagctatgCAAAAGAGGATTCCTTCCCCAGTCTCTGTTAATTTCATCATAATTATTAAGTAGGACAATTAAAAAATGAGGTATGACCCAAATTTATACTTTTTTAATGAACGCTTATGAAATTAAGTCAGGCTACATGAATTAGGAATAGAGAAATATACTTTGTATGAAAAATCTTAGGTTCTTTACTGTTAAAATTGGATTCTATGCTCCACTTTGGTTTTAAAAGCAGACTGAAACAGGTAGAAGTATGTGGCAGTAACTTAAAATCTACCACTTTCAAAGTCTGTCTTCTCTCAGGTGGAGTACCTCTTCTGAAGCAGTCTCTCTGGATTGAATACCGTTTGCACAGAATCAGACCATTCCTGCTTGGTGTGTAGCTTGTTTCTGTCTGCTAGCTTCATGTGTACTGTTCAGCGGGCATGAGTTTGCTCATCTTGTATCTTTATTGGATTATGAAGAACTTGAAATCAACTGACCATGCTGAACCTCCTCCCGCTGCACAATGGGACAGAATATTTATGGCAAGCTTATCGTTAAGAGTTGGAGTATGTGGTAGCACGAAGTTTTGCTGTCTTCAGTATCTTACTGGAATGTTGTTCACTGATGGTTATTGATGACTTGATGACTCAGGATACTGCTCTGACCGGTTGggtcagggtttttttttgttttgttttaattctgagTTTTTCTTTGACTCAATCTCTTATGCTTCTTTGAAGAGATGTTATCAAGGCTTCTGAAAATGATTGTCTGCCAGAGATTCTTCCTGGTTAAAGAGTATTCAGTTAAAAGGAGCATCTTCATTAACTTGAGTGTTTATAAAGGTCTTTCTGTTTGGACATCAGTGTTATGCTTTCCGAATTTTTTGTCAACTGTTGCACAAAGTTCAAAAAGTGGCAGCTTCTCTTACCTACCCTGGGATCCTCCCAGTTCAATTGAAGCTTCTGGTAGGAGGGGAATATTCCCATTGCTCAATCTACCTAGGGACTGTAGGTTAATTTACAACAAATATTACAGTGAAACGTGACTCTTACGTATCTGAACATTTTCACAAATTGTAGTATTGACTTTGCAGAAACACACCTGACAGAGATCCTGCTGAATTCGTTTGAATTTGATGCAGTATTGGGGTTCTTGTAGAAGAATGCTGTTTCCTTGCTTAGTAAGATTAATACAGACCCTATCTGTGTATACTGGTGCTCTGGTATCTGTGCTTCTGAGAGTATGCATTGTAATCTTAAACTTGTCAAACTGAGCTGTTCTCAGTTGATAACTGGAATTCGGAGGAATGCTACTTCATAGTACTTGTCtgaaatacatattaaaaaccTAGTAAGTGTGACTTTCAGTATACATTTATTCTCCTAAGAGACAagtgcaaagcaaaacaacatggAGTAGTTCAAAATGCAGTGTAGCAGATTGAAAGTGTACACACAGCTCAGATATTTTCATGTTCTCGTACTCCCTCTTGAGTAAAAATAAAGCTATGGTTCTTTTAAAGTCATAATGGCCAAaaccaaaatgtgttttgttctcATGCTACTTGGTCTGTCTCCTCCTTAAAAGACTTTATAACGTAATGTTAGTTATTTCTCTGCTATATGTCTGTAATTAGTACGGCAGCTTACTCATGCTCGTTTCACTTAGATAACCTTTCTGGGAGAAACAATTTAAGCCACTTAATATTCAATTGCATTTTCAGGATTCTTTGACAGCGTAATGGGTACTGTTATTGATGTGATCCAGAGAGTTTCTCATGTaggtttcttcttccttttctaagtttttttttgagttttaatTCCAGGAAGGATTGGGTTAGTCTCTAACAAAGCTTCAGTCAGCATGCATTTACAGATAACTACCTCACTGCTAACAAATCATAGTGCACGTCCTCATGATACAAGTTTTTAAAGAACTGTCATGCTTGACGTTCCTGTTGTTTAAACTGCACACAGTGGTGATTCATTATGCAGGAGGATGTAATTTTAGCGTGAAATTGTCAGAGGATCATGATGGGTAAAGGTAATGAGGTAATGGTATCTTGTTCCTATGCTGTGTTGTTATCTGGTAGTATAAAACCAGACGATGTTGTCATGTGACTGTCTTCTTTCAGAGCTTTCTGATAGGCAAAATCCAGGTTATGTTTGGTTCTTAGTTGCTGCTGTAGATGTCTTTTGTGTTTATACCCTCTGTAATGGAGAAGTCATTATGCGTTTTGGATATCAGAGCTAGTTTTGACCTTAATATATGGAGGAGGGAGATCCTGGAGAAAATTTAAGCATTCTTACAAATCTGTGCAGTGAGTTTCCCCTGTTTTAAGACAAAAAGTTCTGTCTTCCATTAAACAGAAATACAGTAGTAATATTGTTGGGATAAGCAGGGAATTAAATGATGATGTAGGATGATAATAGTTGGAGCTCTGctaaaactgatttatttttttaaaggctaaTGGGATTGTTATTTTTGTACACGTGTGCACGCACATTACAGTGTATGTGAATGACCTATCACAGAGCCCTTTGGTTTTACTGAGGTGCAGAGATTTGTGTTTGAGCAAGTAGCTGTGGGACTAGGACAACTATTCCAAGCACAGTGGGTAACTGTGTTTGTAGTCTGCAAAGGCAAGCTGAGTCGTTCCATTCTGCCTTAACCAGATTGTTCTTTTGATTTTCGGATTGACTTGCTGAAGCTGATTCATTTTAGGATTTAAATGATACATGTGCctgattttctctgaaaaaaaaagtacactaACCAACCCTTGTTGTTGTGTCTTGGTGCCTTCTGCTTAAGCTGGAAATTCCTTCAAAcgtctgttttttttcccttgtagcTGTCATATCTCATGTTTTCTTGTGTGGTGTTGACTCAATGTGGTTTACCTCTTCAGTTCTTGCTTAGTAAACTAACAAGAGTTCGCAACAAGTACCATGTctctaaaagaaaacattacgTACCAAAATGTAAATCGTTTTCCCTAATTGCTGTTGGATGCTGTGAACCCACCTGTGCCCATTCCAAATGGTGAATGCTTTCTTCGCTcatgccacaaaaaaaaaaaaagatggatttgTTATAATTTGTGAGATGTTTTCTACAGTAAAAAAGCTCACTGCTTTTTTGAGGAACAGAATTGAAATTTAAGCCCTTAACTATGCAGGGATTTGAAATGGATCAATTTTAAGCAGTGTATatgggagggagaaaagaaaactaatgaggatgtatttttttcttctaggttttttcattttataccTGCAAATTTTCCACAATCCAAAGATGGCAGCAAATAAGCCTAAAGGGCAGAATTCATTGGCTTTGCACAAAGTCATCATGGTGGGAAGTGGTGGTGTAGGAAAATCTGCTTTAACACTACAGTTTATGTATGATGAGGTAAGAATGTGTGCTAGAAATTATCTCATGGAATGTCTGCTACACAGTGTTATTTAAGCATTTAATTGGTacagttattttctgaaatggtCTAAATGTATATGACGTGGTATGAAAGCCAGCTATCGAactgagcaaaaataaaaatatctttgtgctggcacaggttgcccagagaagctgtggatgcctcctccctggaagtgttcagggccaggctggatggggctttgggcaacctggtctggtgggaggtgtccgtgcccatggcagggggttggaactggataatccgtaagggtcccttccaacccaaaccattctattatTCTTTGAGATTTCAGATTTGACCTCTTAGAGACACCTGTAAAGGTATAAATTGACTTTAATCAAATTTATGGTATTTTTGGAACTTGCTCCTTTACGGTatgttttcttattatttacTAGACCTATTAAAACTTATGTAAATATTATAGCTCAAAGCTTCTTCAGTTTGGTGAGTAGCTTGATGCCTGAAATGATgaccaatttttctttttttttccccctgatgttggagaagaaaaaaaatctgtttcttgtgTCCCTGCTTTTTTGTCAGTGAAAATCATTCTTTTTGTTTAAGAAGTATAAGTTATGCCTTCAGTGTCCTTTAAAAATTGAtactaaatatatttaaagtcaGGGCTGCTTGATAGCATACTGAAATGAAGCCAGATGTTCTGGTTAACCAGAAACAGACACTTAGTTTTGCAGTTACCTCTAAAATTTCCTTGTAAtgtctgaataaaaaaaaaaaagttacatctGTGTTGAGTAGTGTGAGCACTTCATGTAGCCTAAATACAGaagcttatttatttgttactaTAACATTGTAAGATGTGTGTTTTATTCTTATATGCAAATAGAAGCATTTGCTTTGTAcaggcatgattttttttttttaatgtagtaaAAATTGTGTTTCTAGTTTGTAGAAGATTATGAGCCCACCAAAGCAGACAGCTACAGGAAAAAGGTGGTTCTGGATGGAGAAGAAGTCCAAATTGATATATTAgacacagcagggcaggaggactATGCTGCAATTAGAGACAACTACTTCCGAAGTGGAGAAGGCTTTCTTTGTGTCTTCTCTATTACAGAGTTGGAATCGTTTGCAGCTACTGCAGACTTCAGGTAAGTTACAAGGCAAGATAGCTATTGAATTATAGTGAGGTAATTACAATCActttctttgttgttctatAATATCATTATGTTGGTCCAGGTTAGATGACTGTAGTCACATTGTTTTCAATAGATGCCTAGCCATGCCTTTGCTATCTGCATACCACTTCAAATATCTTTACTGCTGTGTTTCTAAATACCAAAAAGGTTACTGCTACAAAGCAGCTACACAGCAACATTCAGAAAGCTGCTGCCTTTGAATGTCGTTATTGCTTGGCACTGCAGTGCAAAGAAGCAGTATTTGTGAGTAGGCATAGTGCTATCCCAAGTAATGGATCTGAGAAAAATTGCTTACTGACTGTATGgatatatataatgtatgtgCAATACCACATATTCTCCAGAGGTGTCTTTTTTAGTTCTTGCTTGGTATGGCAGATTATGTTGCATTTCTTTAACCTTTGAAACACCACCTAGAGCAAAAAAGTAACTGTAGCATGTCCAGCTGTCATATGCTAGGCTACTTCATAGTTATAAAGATGACATGACCAGATTCCAGCTGAAAACTGTTTAGATCTGGATCTGGTGATGTCTGTCTGCAAAGTCTTAGGCTATGCAATCTATGTGCGTTGTAGTCTGGGAAGACTGAAATGGGTAGTGTAAGCAATACAACTATTTTACCccttaaaagtgtttttaacaGCAATTGAGAAGTATTTTTGACTATTCTGAAGCAGCTATCCATTTAGTGTAAAGGTCTGCTATAAATCTGTCCATCCAGTTTTATATGGACTGAATTCTTCTCTGTAAAATATACTGATGTAAGTTTTTGAATTTACAAAGCAAATGCCAGTGCCTTCTGTATAGGGTTAACCCTTACCATCAAAGTTAGAGAGAATATCACTTAAGGAGCAACATGCAAAATAGAGGCTGGATCTTTCTGCTGTAATGAGGATTTAACaagcaggttttttttattgtttgtttttgaattctCTTCACACATTCAACACATTAAAACCCTTGTTTTGAGTGGGCAGTTAGCAGAATATTAcaaatgtttggttttgtttgatagATAAAGCCAAATTAAAATGGTCATCactatacatatatgtatatatagtgAAATAAGTAAATCAGTAAAATGCCTTATtgctatattatatatagtaagaagaaaaaagacaagaccaaaaaaaaaatgaacagttcAAAGGTAATCAAAATAGGAGAGGAGATCATCTTTGAGATAAAAGTGagga from Anas platyrhynchos isolate ZD024472 breed Pekin duck chromosome 2, IASCAAS_PekinDuck_T2T, whole genome shotgun sequence encodes:
- the RALA gene encoding ras-related protein Ral-A, with the translated sequence MAANKPKGQNSLALHKVIMVGSGGVGKSALTLQFMYDEFVEDYEPTKADSYRKKVVLDGEEVQIDILDTAGQEDYAAIRDNYFRSGEGFLCVFSITELESFAATADFREQILRVKEDENVPFLLVGNKSDLEDKRQVSIEEAKNRADQWNVNYVETSAKTRANVDKVFFDLMREIRARKMEDSKEKNGKKKRKSLAKRIRERCCIL